The following are encoded in a window of Bos indicus isolate NIAB-ARS_2022 breed Sahiwal x Tharparkar chromosome 7, NIAB-ARS_B.indTharparkar_mat_pri_1.0, whole genome shotgun sequence genomic DNA:
- the LOC139184123 gene encoding DNA-directed RNA polymerase II subunit GRINL1A, protein MSSLPRGFEPQTPEDLGQRSLAELREMLKRQERLLRNVKFICKLPDKGKKISDAVTKLKAAIAEREEVRGRSELFYPVSLDCKERQKAIAVVDGDRDKAQNSDQILDTSSPVPGCSSVANITSSQTTSRQQGLAHPTRGGDAEAAEAEHTVSEHPTSSSGAPAPSSSQASEGLPQHCALGQVEDHPGSSDNLFIDRLQRITIADPTEHHSEGNRNPENLAGLWSGPQKKPHYMEVLEMRAKNPMPPPHKFKTNVLPSQPRDSSSACQRRGSPISSEERRRRDRKHLDDITAARLLPLHHLPTQLLSIEESLALQRQQKQSYEEIQAKLAAQKLAERLNIKMQSYNPEGESSRKYREVRDEDDDQSSEDEF, encoded by the coding sequence ATGTCCTCGCTGCCCCGCGGCTTCGAGCCCCAAACTCCCGAGGACTTGGGGCAGCGGAGTTTGGCGGAGCTACGGGAAATGTTGAAGCGCCAGGAGAGACTTTTGCGCAACGTAAAATTCATTTGCAAATTGCCCGACAAAGGTAAAAAGATCTCAGACGCTGTCACCAAACTGAAAGCTGCCATCGCAGAACGTGAAGAAGTTAGAGGAAGAAGTGAACTCTTTTATCCTGTTAGCTTAGACTGTAAGGAGAGGCAAAAAGCGATTGCAGTTGTTGATGGGGACCGAGATAAGGCCCAGAATTCTGACCAGATACTTGACACTTCATCACCCGTTCCTGGCTGTTCCTCTGTAGCTAACATCACATCATCTCAGACAACCTCACGACAACAGGGACTGGCACATCCAACTCGAGGAGGTGATGCTGAGGCAGCTGAGGCTGAACACACAGTGAGCGAGCACCCAACTTCTAGCAGCGGAGCCCCAGCGCCTTCCTCATCTCAAGCTAGTGAGGGTCTCCCTCAGCATTGTGCCTTAGGTCAAGTGGAGGATCATCCTGGCAGCTCAGACAACCTGTTCATTGATAGATTACAAAGGATCACAATTGCGGATCCGACTGAACACCACTCAGAAGGAAACCGGAATCCTGAGAACTTGGCCGGCCTCTGGAGTGGGCCGCAGAAGAAGCCTCATTACATGGAAGTGCTGGAAATGCGAGCCAAAAATCCCATGCCCCCGCCACATAAATTTAAAACCAATGTATTACCTTCACAGCCCCGTGATTCATCGAGTGCTTGTCAGAGGAGAGGGTCTCCCATCTCCTCAGAGGAGAGGCGGCGCAGGGACAGGAAGCATCTTGATGATATCACAGCGGCCCGGCTTCTGCCGCTGCACCACCTGCCAACCCAGCTGCTCTCCATAGAGGAGTCGCTGGCACTTCAGAGACAGCAGAAGCAGAGTTATGAGGAGATACAAGCCAAGCTCGCAGCACAGAAGCTAGCtgaaagactaaatattaaaatgcagagctATAATCCAGAAGGGGAGTCTTCAAGGAAATACCGAGAAGTAAGGGATGAAGATGATGATCAGTCCTCCGAGGATGAATTCTGA